The Sporosarcina sp. Te-1 DNA window AAGAAGATAAATTTGCATGAGCGGACAGAACTTGGAGTTTGGAATTGGTATCATCCTGTACGTATTCAATCGTTTTTACATCTCCGTCTTGTTCAGGTATCGGCAAATCCCACTTTCCGTCGATTTTCTGAAGCAAACCTGCCTCCGAAAACTCCGAGAAGATATTAATGCTTTCCACTTCAACAACTGCATCACGCAAGTCCGGGAATGCTGCTTGATTGGAGTCGATTACGACATGATATTGAATCGTCCCGTCATTTTTATTTAGCATTGTATTTCGATCATCCAAGCCAGATGTGTAACCTCCATTCCCCTTTAATGGTTTGGTATCGGGAATAAATTCGACAAGATATTCACCGTCGCCATTTTTTACCCGATAATCCATGGTCACTAAGGAAACATCATTTTTTAATATGGAGGTATCTTCAAATTCCAAAGAAAAACTTAACCCGATTTTTGATGGATCCGAGAAGCTTTTATCTAATGTAACTGTGATCCCTTGATCTGTCGCTGTGCTCACACCATTCTGTGCAAATCCTAAAGAGACCGCTTGGTCCACGCCTCGATCCCCAAAATTGAAGAACCCATCAATATTGGCTCGTACTTGTTCATTGGATAAAATCACTCCTGTCATCAACAAAGCACAGACTGCCACCGCCGACCTGGTCCAAACCATCCGCTTTCTTTTCTTTTTGGATTTCTGTTGAATCATCGTATATGTTTGATCCAATGATTTCCTCACGTGCGAAGGCATTTCCACCTTTTCAGTCATGATCTGTTCCAATTCCTTTTCAAGATCCTTTTTCATTCACCAGCACCCCTTCGTTTTGAAAATAAGTCGTCCGCAACTCGTTTCTCCCTCTGGATAGCCTTGATTTGATGGTTCCTTCTGGTTCATTTAAAAACTCACTGATTTCCCGACTATTCATTCCGACAATGTAGTACAGCGTGAAAACGGTTTTTGTGTCTGGGGCAAGGCCATCCAGCGCATCTGCCAGTTCAATTGCACGGAAGTTCCCATCGTCTTGCCCCTGTAAGGTATGCTCGTCAAGTGATACTACCTTATTACGTTTTGCCAACAGGCGGTTGCACTGATTCAGGAGTATTTTATAAATCCATGTATTGAAATACTCATTTCGTTTCAGCGTGTGAATCTTCTCATAGGCTGTCATGATGGTGTCCTGCAGCACATCTGCGACATCTTGCTCATCTCGAAGCATTCGAGTTGCCGCTCGGAATAAGACATCTTCATACTGCTTTACAAGCAGTATAAATGCGTCGCCATCCCCTTTTTTCGCTTTCTTGACCCATTTCGCAATTGGCTTCATATAGCAAGGCCCCCTTTCTTTCGGTTTCAATTCATTAGATAAACGAACTGCCCAAATGGTTGCATCCATTCCAAAAAGAAAACGCTCGGCTGTGTAATCGCCAAGCGCTTTCTGAAATTTATTCCTCTCTGTACAGCTTCCGTGCCACCCATGTCTGCATGATTAAAAACAGACCTCCGACCGCCCAATATAGCGGAAAGACTGCTGGCGCAGAAAATGAAAATAAGATGATCATCAGCGGGGAAAGATAGGCCATTATTTGCATTTGTTGTTTTTGCGGGCCTGTCATGTCCGAAGTTGAAGCACGAGCTTGTATAAAGTACACGATCCCTGCCAGAATCGTAATAATTAGATCCGGCGAACCTAGATTAAACCATAGGAACATTTCATTTGCCGTATCCTGTGAAGTTCGGATGGCAAAATATAAGCCCATTAAAATCGGCATTTGTACCAATGTTGGTAAGCAACCGATATTAAATAGTTTATTTTTTTTATAAATCTCCATCATTTCCATTTGGATTTTCTTTTGTTCTTCCGGTGTTTTTGCAGTTTCCGCCTTCACTTTCAAGGCATCCAATTGGGGCTGCACCTGTTTCATGCGGCTTTTCGTGGCCCGTTGATTTTTATACGACTTCATCATAAGCGGCATGAGCAACAAACGAATGAGAATCGTAATGGCAACAATGGCCATTCCATAGCTGCCCCCGAAAAGGGACCCGAGTTCATGGATGCTCCAAGTCATAGGATGGACGAACACGTCAAAAAAGAAGCCGCTCTGCTCGCCGGAAGCGGAACAACCGCTTAGAAGCATGATACTCGCGATGATAAAAAAGACTTTGATGGATTTTTTCAATGTATGATTCCTCTCTCTATATAGATTTCTGATGTCTACATAGAGAGATGATGTCCTTCGGCGTCTTCGGGACGCTCCAACCGGCAAACTGTCTTTCGCAGTTGGAGATGATCCGTCAGAGGTGGGATGCTGTCCAGAACAGCGTCTTCCTTCTCTGTCGTCAAATCAATTGCCATGTGAAGATGCGCCATGAAGGTTAAAGATTTATGTTCGATTACTTGCCAGCTCAATATAAGGATCCAAGCAACTACTAACGGCAGGATCCATTCAGTAGAGAGCAGTTCAAGCAGGAAATTATTCATAGAACTCACCTGTTTTCATTAGCTGCCATTTACTATATTTCTTACGTTCAGAAGTCTGGAAGGTTTCATCCCATCCTGATTTTTTTCAACATAGCAAAGAGCCAGTCTCCCCATGCTTGCAGGATGACTGGCTCTTTTAATGAAATGGACTATATATTATCGATAGTTGGTTGACCTAAAGAAGTTATGTTATGAACCTGCTTCCATTAATTCGTCAATGAGCGTTGCTGGGACATACGTTTTTGACGGCGCTAGAAGTGCCGGTGCTACTTCGAAATAACGAAGAGATTTATTGTACCCGTACGACTTTTCACCACGAGTGATAGTGAAAGAAAGAGCACCTTTTGAAACGATGGCGCCTTTGCCTGTCGACGACACTTTATACCCAAGTTCCTCGGCAATCAATCGAAGCGGAACCATTTTCACCCCATCTACCTCGTAGTGGTCTGCCTCGATAATTTTGTCAATGGCAGGGTTTGTCACTGTGCCTTGATCAGGCGTTTCTGCGTCATCTGATGCCACCTCATCCAAAACAACAATCTTTTCAGGCGTTGTTTGAGCTGGAATGCTTCGAGTCGTAATCGTGTAGAAGACAACTAGATCTTTACCGTGCAAATCATCAGCTGTCACTTTTTTGCCCGAGACGCTCGAAAGCTCTGTTTTATCGCTTACATGTAATTTTAACGAAAGGGAATCGTTCAATAGATCTTCATTAAACTTCCCAATCGCGACGGATCCTGGTTCTTCCGTTTCCAAGATGACGACATCAGGGCTGTATTGCGGTGGATAGATCATGATCATCGGCTTATCCCCGTCAGTATACCCCGTAACTTTGTCGCCTTTTTTCAATTCCGCTTTCTTTCCGGTATTATCGAATACCAGTGTATCCTTCGTAACGACCAAATACCCTTCCTGCTCGCCTTCTTTGACGTAATAGTGCGTTGAGTTCTCACGCGTCTCCACTTTTTCAATCGTGCCGGTGAACTTCACGAAATCCGGTTGTGTTTGCACGTTCTCTGTAGGCGTCCCTTCTTCTGCAAATGCTGCAGTTGGTATGGCCGCTCCGCTGATCAAGAGCGCCGACATTGCGAATGGTACAGCTCTTTTCATTTTCATGGATCTCATCTCCTTTATGTATACCTTCATAGTAGTAGTCGGATGGAGGAAAAAAAGGTTACAAGTTTTTTAGATTACAAGTTTATTGAAACTCACTACTTATTCATTACCCGAAAATCCGGTAGTACGAACGTATAGATCGCTCTCTGATATCCATAGTAGAAAGAGGAGGTGACCAACCGTGAATAAAAACAATAAAAAAACGATGAACGAGCGGACCCATAACAACTTCGACGTATACAAAGAAGCGCAAAATACGAACAGCAACACGAATGACCGGAATGAAAACCGGACAGCCGAATTGGCAACAGACTTGAATAAACCGAATCGCAAAGCGCCGAAAAATCGGGATTGAGCAATACGTGTTTCACAGCGCAATGCAATGTAATTAAAAATAACATGCCGGATAGAATACCCGGCATGTTCTTAGCCTTCCATGCTACAATGGAAACAGATTGTATCGAAAGGTGTGCTTCTATTGCCCAAAAAAGTGTCTGTATACATACTAATGCTCGTGATCGGCTGTCTGCTGCTCGTGCTATCTTTAACCGTAGAACTGCCAAACCCTGTGAAATGGGCATTTCTCGCCTTGGCGTTATTACTGAACATCACGAGTGCCGCCGTCTTTATGAAAGAAGGCATTCGCCAAATGAAACCAAATCAGTGACTTAGCCATTTATTCACAAACTTCCGGAATGCCTCTGCATCCACATCCCGCTTTGGGATAATAAACGCACTGACCGCACTATTATACAAATAGAAGTGACCGGTATCTTCTTTGAACTGTTTCACTGCCTGCCACGTCATTTTGGATTCCCCATTGGAAGAAGTGTCGGTCAACCCCTGCTTATTCATCTTCAGCACGTGAGAGCCAACAAGTCCCTCATTCTTTCCTTCCTTCAGTGCCTTCCGCACTTGCCGCGTCACATGCCAATAAAAATACTTAGGATAAAAGAGTACCCAAAGGATTGCCGTCAAACCAAATACGACAAAAAGCGGACCTTTCTCCAAGTCTGTCGAAACTGATAAAAAATAGGCGAATAACAAAAACAACAGCGGCGATATCACTCGCTGCCACCGCAACGAATTCCGCCCAACATTCGAGTTTTTCACATGATGGACATTAAACACCACCACATCTTCCTCCGTCAACTCATAATGAATCTCCATTTGCATCCCCCTGCTCCATGACTCTCTATGTACTGTCATTTAGGCTACCTTACATGCAAACTGTATGTCAATTAATCCTTAAAAACTGTGACCTGACAAGCAGTGCAACAAAATAATGAAGCCACACAAAAACCTTGAGAAGACATATGCCCTCTCAAGGTTTAACGCAGTTATTAAAATGCGGGAATCGCTGTTTCGTCATAGTTCTCTTCCAAGAACTTGCGCACTTCATCGCTAGTCATCGCCTTGGCCAGCTTCTGAATCGGCTCCCAGTCTTTGTTGTCTTCACGAGCCACTAGGGTGATGGCGAAGTCATTTTCCACGCCTTCTGTTAGCAATGCATCGCTTTTTGGCGTTAAGCCGAGCGGCGCTGCATATGCCGGTGTCATGATGACTGCGTCGGCATCGTCATACATCCGTGCAAGCATCAGCAAATCCACTTCTTCAAACTTGTAGTTTTTTGGATTTTCGACTATATCCGCCTTCGTATAATAACTGCCCGTTTTTTCTTTTAATGTAATAACTTTGTGCTGTGCGAGCAGAGACAACGAACGGTCAATGTTGGACACATCATTCGCTATAGCGATGACCGCTCCTTCCGGCAGCTCATCGATTGTTGCATAGTCTTTTGCGTATACACCATAATTTGCAAAATAGATCGGCTGGATCGGCACCAGGTTGGCGTCATTATTGCGATTGAACTCCTCCATGTACGGCACGTGTTGGAAGAAGTTTGCATCCACTTCATTTGCAGCGAGCGCACTGTTCGGCTGAACATTGTCACTTAACACGACTACTTCAAGCTCAATGCCTTCTTTTGCTAATTGCGGCTTTACCAAATCTAAGATTTCGGTCATTGGCGGAATCAAGGAGGCGACTTTCAAAGTCACCGGTTCGCCGGTTTCCTGTTCATCCACGGCTTTCTCCTTCCCGTTGTCTGCCCCTTTATCTTTACTGCAACCCGTTACAATGACGAGGAGAACTGCCATCAGCATCAGTAGTTTTTTCATGTTGTTGCCTCCTGTTATCTTTTGTCGATTTTTCGAGCAATGGTCGTGCCTGTATATTGAATGAGCTGGACTAGAATGATCATAATCAGAATCATATACATCATTAAGTCGGTCTTAAATTGTTGATAGCCGTATCGAATCGCAAAGTCACCGATTCCGCCGCCCCCGACAACTCCCATGATCGTCGAATAGGAAATAAAACTGATGATGGATGTCGTCAATCCGAGAACCAATCCGGATCTGGCTTCAACATATAAGAATTTTAAGATGATATCCTTCCCCGAAGCCCCCATCGAAATTGCCGCCTCCACTACTCCTCGCGGAACATCCAGTAAAGACTGTTCGACCAGTCGGGAATAATGTGCAATGGCGATGATGGATAATGGCACAGTGGCAGCCGCTGTTCCGATCGCGGTTCCAATAATCCATCTTGTGAAGGGAATCAAAAAGACGACTAATAATAAAAATGGAAAAGAGCGAATGATGTTAACGACCAGATTTACTATGGAAAAGACAATTGGATTCTCATAAATCTGTCCTTTTCTGCAAAGGTACAGCAACGTGCCTACCGGAAGTCCGACGAGTACCGCAGCAGCTATCGACACACCAACCATCGCCAATGTTTCCCCGATCGAACGCCAAATCTCATCCTGATATTGAAGCAGAATCTCAGGCATGATCCGCTTCACCGCCTTCTGTCAATTGCTTTACAAAGTTGCGAGGATTGCTTGCCACAGTCGCGATCCCTTTTGGTTCAATGGATAACGTTTCAAAGACGCCGCCATCCGCCATCACGGTTACCCGGCGGCAAATACTTTTGATGACATCCATTTCATGGCTGACGAGCACAATCGTGACGCCAAACTTTTTATTGATGTCTTCCAATATACTGAGAATACCGATGGTCGTGTCCGGATCGAGCGAAGACGTCGGCTCATCGCATAACAAGACTTGCGGCTTGTTTGCCAGAGCTCTGGCGATAGCCACACGCTGCTTTTGGCCGCCGCTGAGCTGAGCAGGAAACTTGTCCTTCAACTGCTCGAGCCCAACAAATTGCAGGCACTCCATCACACGTCCTTGCCGTTTCGCTTTCGGCATACCTACCAGCTCCAACGAAACCGCAACATTTTCATAGACCGTTTTATTCAACACCAAATGAAACTGTTGAAATATCATGCCGATCGACATGCGTTCCTGCCGGAGTTTCTTTCCCTTAAAATTTGTGAGCGGCTGCCCATTCACCACCACCTCACCCGTATCCGGGACCTCCAATAAATTCATCAAGCGCAGCAACGTTGATTTCCCGGCGCCGCTTGCCCCAATAATCCCATGAATTTCTCCCTGTGGAATAATTAAATCCACAGAACGAACAGCCTGAAAACCCGCAAATTTCTTACTCACATTATGTAATGAAATCATAAAAAAATCCCCTTTCATCGTTTAAAGGGTGATTGGGACGTTACCTATTATAGCTCAAACTGCCAAAAGTGTCATTAATGCTTCTTCTAAAATGCATCGGAAGAACGTTCTATATTTTTGATCCTGTCATAGAATGAATGGAATTCTATACGATAAAGGGGACAAGACCATGTTTGCAGTTCATTTCTATGAAAATAAAACGTACGT harbors:
- a CDS encoding DUF4179 domain-containing protein yields the protein MKKDLEKELEQIMTEKVEMPSHVRKSLDQTYTMIQQKSKKKRKRMVWTRSAVAVCALLMTGVILSNEQVRANIDGFFNFGDRGVDQAVSLGFAQNGVSTATDQGITVTLDKSFSDPSKIGLSFSLEFEDTSILKNDVSLVTMDYRVKNGDGEYLVEFIPDTKPLKGNGGYTSGLDDRNTMLNKNDGTIQYHVVIDSNQAAFPDLRDAVVEVESINIFSEFSEAGLLQKIDGKWDLPIPEQDGDVKTIEYVQDDTNSKLQVLSAHANLSSLNVQFTMGQVYEDETPFVWSMKLVDEEGNGYYPGGFSMDSKKGQTIISANFPVTANDSYDQVTLVVEGIGEVELKKK
- a CDS encoding RNA polymerase sigma factor — encoded protein: MKPIAKWVKKAKKGDGDAFILLVKQYEDVLFRAATRMLRDEQDVADVLQDTIMTAYEKIHTLKRNEYFNTWIYKILLNQCNRLLAKRNKVVSLDEHTLQGQDDGNFRAIELADALDGLAPDTKTVFTLYYIVGMNSREISEFLNEPEGTIKSRLSRGRNELRTTYFQNEGVLVNEKGS
- the yidC gene encoding membrane protein insertase YidC produces the protein MKKSIKVFFIIASIMLLSGCSASGEQSGFFFDVFVHPMTWSIHELGSLFGGSYGMAIVAITILIRLLLMPLMMKSYKNQRATKSRMKQVQPQLDALKVKAETAKTPEEQKKIQMEMMEIYKKNKLFNIGCLPTLVQMPILMGLYFAIRTSQDTANEMFLWFNLGSPDLIITILAGIVYFIQARASTSDMTGPQKQQMQIMAYLSPLMIILFSFSAPAVFPLYWAVGGLFLIMQTWVARKLYREE
- a CDS encoding stalk domain-containing protein; the encoded protein is MKMKRAVPFAMSALLISGAAIPTAAFAEEGTPTENVQTQPDFVKFTGTIEKVETRENSTHYYVKEGEQEGYLVVTKDTLVFDNTGKKAELKKGDKVTGYTDGDKPMIMIYPPQYSPDVVILETEEPGSVAIGKFNEDLLNDSLSLKLHVSDKTELSSVSGKKVTADDLHGKDLVVFYTITTRSIPAQTTPEKIVVLDEVASDDAETPDQGTVTNPAIDKIIEADHYEVDGVKMVPLRLIAEELGYKVSSTGKGAIVSKGALSFTITRGEKSYGYNKSLRYFEVAPALLAPSKTYVPATLIDELMEAGS
- a CDS encoding YcxB family protein, which translates into the protein MEIHYELTEEDVVVFNVHHVKNSNVGRNSLRWQRVISPLLFLLFAYFLSVSTDLEKGPLFVVFGLTAILWVLFYPKYFYWHVTRQVRKALKEGKNEGLVGSHVLKMNKQGLTDTSSNGESKMTWQAVKQFKEDTGHFYLYNSAVSAFIIPKRDVDAEAFRKFVNKWLSH
- a CDS encoding MetQ/NlpA family ABC transporter substrate-binding protein, with protein sequence MKKLLMLMAVLLVIVTGCSKDKGADNGKEKAVDEQETGEPVTLKVASLIPPMTEILDLVKPQLAKEGIELEVVVLSDNVQPNSALAANEVDANFFQHVPYMEEFNRNNDANLVPIQPIYFANYGVYAKDYATIDELPEGAVIAIANDVSNIDRSLSLLAQHKVITLKEKTGSYYTKADIVENPKNYKFEEVDLLMLARMYDDADAVIMTPAYAAPLGLTPKSDALLTEGVENDFAITLVAREDNKDWEPIQKLAKAMTSDEVRKFLEENYDETAIPAF
- a CDS encoding methionine ABC transporter permease codes for the protein MPEILLQYQDEIWRSIGETLAMVGVSIAAAVLVGLPVGTLLYLCRKGQIYENPIVFSIVNLVVNIIRSFPFLLLVVFLIPFTRWIIGTAIGTAAATVPLSIIAIAHYSRLVEQSLLDVPRGVVEAAISMGASGKDIILKFLYVEARSGLVLGLTTSIISFISYSTIMGVVGGGGIGDFAIRYGYQQFKTDLMMYMILIMIILVQLIQYTGTTIARKIDKR
- a CDS encoding methionine ABC transporter ATP-binding protein; the encoded protein is MISLHNVSKKFAGFQAVRSVDLIIPQGEIHGIIGASGAGKSTLLRLMNLLEVPDTGEVVVNGQPLTNFKGKKLRQERMSIGMIFQQFHLVLNKTVYENVAVSLELVGMPKAKRQGRVMECLQFVGLEQLKDKFPAQLSGGQKQRVAIARALANKPQVLLCDEPTSSLDPDTTIGILSILEDINKKFGVTIVLVSHEMDVIKSICRRVTVMADGGVFETLSIEPKGIATVASNPRNFVKQLTEGGEADHA